The stretch of DNA GACCGAACGGCACATGACGGCTGTTCAGCTTGCTGTTCACCATTTTGGATCCATGCCCCGACCCACCGACCCAATATCGCCGACCACGCCATCCGACAGGATGCGCGTGGGCGATTGTCTGGTGGATGTTCCGCTGCGCGAGATCCGTGCGCCGGGCAAGCGCCGACCGCTTCGCATCACGCCCAAGTCGATGTCGGTGCTGCTCGTGCTCATCGAGCAGGCCGGGCGTGTGGTCAGTCGCGACGCGCTGATGGCCGAAGTCTGGCCCGACACGCTGCCGACCAATGACGTAGTCACCCAGGCCATCACCCAGTTGCGCAAGGCGTTCGACGACGAACGCGGCAACCCGCGCTACATCGAGACCATCGCCAAGAACGGCTACCGCCTGCTGGCGCCGGTGGAGTGGATTTATTCGCAGGGTGCCGAGGAAGCGCAGGCTGAAGACGCGCGCTGGGCCGATCCGTCACGCACGACGTCCAAGTACCCGGCGATCGCGCCGGCCGATCCGACCGAGCCGCTGGCGCCCGTGCCGTTCCCGGCCACCAGCCTGCCGCGCGGCAACTGGCGCTCGATGGCCGCGGTCGTCGGCACGGTTGCGGTGCTGGTGTCGGCGTTGTTGACCTGGGCGCTGGTTCGCGGCGGCGACGTCACTCGGTCGGTCGACGAGCAATCCACGCCGTCGATCTCGCATGGCCTGCGCAGCGAGCGGCCGTACCGCCTGATCACCTCGATGCCGGGCTTCGAGCTTGCGCCGACCTTGTCGCCCGATGCCGGCATGGTCGCCTACGTGGCCATTCCCGAAGGCCAGCGCGGCACCTCGATCATGGTGCAGACGACCGAGCAGACACAGCCGCGCCTGCTGACCCGTCCGCCGGAAGGGGCCGACGACAGCGCCCCGGCCTGGTCGCCGGACGGACGCTGGGTCGCTTTCATCCGCATCGCCGGCAACGCCTGCAGCATCCGCGTGGTCACGCCCAACGCCCGCGGCGAGCATGAAGTGGGAACCTGCGACTACCGCAGTCCGCCCACCTTCGACTGGATGCCGGATGGAAACGGGCTGTTGTTCGGCGGCATGCAGGGCGATCGCGGCAGCCTCGGCCTGCGCCTGCTCGACCTCGACAGCGGCAGCTGGCGTGAGCTGCCCTACGACCACGATTCCGACGACCTGGATTCGTCGCCGCGTTATTCGCCAGATGGCAAGTGGATCGTGTTCGTGCGCAACGCGCCGCTGGGCGATTTCTGGCGGATTCCTGCCGCCGGCGGGAAGACAGAACGCCTCAGTCGCCTGCGCGCCGACGTGAAGGGCTGGGACTGGCTGCCGCAGGGTGACGCCCTGGTGTTCAGCGTGATGATCGACGGCAACTACCGCATGTTCCGGCTCGACGCCGGTTCCGGCGAAGTGCGTTCGATGGGTCTGGACGATGCGCAGTCGCCGGTGACGGCCCCGGCTCGGCGGGCGATGGCCTTTGTCCAGCGCCGGCCGTACTTCGGCCTGTACCGGGTTGCCCTCGGGCAGCCGGGCGCGGGCAGCGTGCACGTGGTCGAACCCCTGTTCGCCTCGACCTCGCGCGACCTGCTTCCGACGATCGCACCCGACGGCCACCAGCTGGCTTTCATATCCGACCGCTCCGGTGCCAATGGCCTGTGGTGGGGCGACCTTAGCCAGCCCGACACCCTGCGCATGATGAGCGGCGTCCGGCCGGGCTCGCGCTACGCACCGGCCTGGTCGGCCGACAGCCAGCGCTTGCTGGTGACCGGTGTCGACGGTGGCAACCGCAGCATCCTTCAGGAGGTGACGCCGGCCAGCGGTCGCGTCGCCCGCCTCGACCTGCCCGAACCGGACCCGCTCCAGGCCCAGTACACCCCCGACCCGAACCGGCTGCTGGTGCTGTCGGCCAACAGCGACGGCCACCCGGCCTTGCGCCTGTACGACCGCAGCCAGAAACCCTGGCGGTCGCTGGCGCGGATCGGTGGCGTGTCCAACTTCAAGGTCGACGCCGGCCGGCGCCGGATCCTGTTCACCCGCCTGACCGAGGGCGGGCTGTGGCAGGCCGACCTGGACCTGACCGCCGCCAGCGTCACCCGCATCGACGAGGCCGAGCCGACCTCCGACCGCTACCGCCTGTGGGCCGTCGCCCCCGATGGCGAGGTCCGTTATGTCGAGCAGCTCCAGGGATGCGCCGCCAGCCTGCGCCAGATCCTGCCGGCCGGACCGGACGCTCCGACCAGCTGCATGGACCAGACACGGCGCTCGGCGATCAACGGTTTCAGCCTCGGTGGCCCGCGCGGAGATGTGGCCTACGTCGCACTTATCGAATGGGACGGTGCCGATATCGGTTACATGGAGCTTCCGGAGGAACCGAAAGCTTTCGTCCCCGGTTGGATCAACTGACTGATCCAAAAGGAGAAGTTCCTTTCGGAACTCCTTCGGCTAAGCATTCGTTGCGAATTCGTATAAGTCTCCGCCAACTTTCCTGATGTAGACGCCCGTCTCAGGCAAATCCATTGACCATTCTCGGCACATGAGGTGGACCAAATGGAGCAAGTGCAATGGGCGGACCGCGGGCAGCTGCTGCAGCTCGACACGGCCGAAGGCGCGGTTCAGGGCGGCTGCATCGGTGTTTCCCGGCTGGGCAGCGTGCAGGTCGCCGGTGGCTTCTCGATCTGGGTGCAGCTGCACGGCAGTTCGTGGGTCGAGGCCAAAGAGGGCAAGTTCCGGCTGCGTCGCGGTGACTGGATCGCCTTCGAGAAGGATTCCAAGCCGACCGTCCAGGCCGACCGCTTCGGCGTCTGCGTTGGTCTCACCCTCTCCGGAGACGCCCTCCGCGAGATGACCCGGTTCGCCGACCGCGGCCTCTACGCCGGTCGCGGCAACATGCCGCGCCGCGATGCCCGCATCGCCCTGCGCCTGTGGCGCGAGGCCGCCGCGCGCCTCGCCGAGAACCCCTCGGCGATGTTCGACGCCGCCGCGCTGCGACCGATCCTGCTGCACCTGGCCGGCGTCCAGCGCGAACTGGCCGCACGCATTCCGCGCTGCCCGGGCCGCTCGCGCAGCCGCAAGCGCCAGGTGTTCGGCCGTCTCCAGCGCGCCCGCCTGTACCTGGAAGGCAATTGCGACCGCGTGGTCCGCATCAGCGAACTGGCCGAGCTGACCAGCTTCTCCAGCTGGTACTTCTCCAAGACCTTCCACAGCCTTTACGAGGAAAGCCCGCAGGCGGCCTCCGCGCGCATGCGCCTGGAGCACGCGGCCGACCTGCTGACCAGCACCTCGATGATGATCGGCGAGGTTGCCGCGGCCAGCGGTTTCGACAACTGCTGCAGTTTCGCCCGCGCCTTCCGCGCCCGTTTCGGCGAGTCCGCGACCCGCTACCGCAGCGCGGCCGTGTCCAGCCGGGCAGCAACGGCGAAGTCCGGTACCTCGACCCGCAAGGCTGTCGAGCGCACTGGTACCTGATACACCGGCGCCTGTGCGCCAGGGGCGGCCGCAACGGCCGCCTGTACCGGCCGTCGCCCGCCGCGCTGTTGGCGGGCAATCGCAACGGCCCATCTCGAAGCACAAGAGCGAAAACCCGCGCCAAGCGGGTCCTTGTGACTCACCGTCACTCCACTGAAAGTCCAACGGCGGTTGTTGCACACCGTCGTCGGCGCGCGCCCGCAAGGCACGCCATCGCGCCTCCCGGCGCCTGCCGAGCAGACCGCACCCCCTGTGCGGCAGTGTCCTCGAGGACCGATTCGGCAAAGTCTCTCAGCGCTAGCCGCAAAGCGGTGGAGCGCACCGGAACGTAAGTTTGATGGGCGTTTAACACGCTCATAACAGTTATCTGGAGAGAGATAAATGAACCATCGCAATCTGCGCACCGCGATGCGCGTCGGCATGCTGCCGGCCGGCATCGCGATCGCATTGGCGCCGGCGTTTGCCAGCGCCCAGGAAGCTGCCGCCGAGCAGCAGGGTGCCACCACCCTTGATCGCATCGAAGTCACCGGCTCGCGCATCCGCGGCGCCGACATGGAAACGCAGCAGCCGATCATCACGCTGAGCCGCCAGGACATCGAGAAGCAGGGCTTCACCTCGGTTGCCGACGTCCTGCAGAACCTGACCTCGGCCGGTTCCCCGGCGATCTCGCGTTCGGACGCTCTGGCTTCGGGTGAAGACGTCGGTGGTTACTACATCGACATCCGTAACCTGGGCGCACAGCGCACCCTGATCCTGGTCAACGGCAAGCGCCTCGGCGCATCGACCTCGGGTCTGCAGGACCTGAGCCAGATCCCGATGTCCTCGATCGACCGCATCGAAGTCCTGAAGGACGGCGCCTCGGCGATCTACGGTTCCGACGCCATCGCCGGCGTCGTCAACATCATCACTCGCAAGCGCTATGAAGGCGCGGAAGCCAGCGGCTACCTCGGCCAGTACGGCGAAGGCGACG from Lysobacter arenosi encodes:
- a CDS encoding helix-turn-helix domain-containing protein, producing MEQVQWADRGQLLQLDTAEGAVQGGCIGVSRLGSVQVAGGFSIWVQLHGSSWVEAKEGKFRLRRGDWIAFEKDSKPTVQADRFGVCVGLTLSGDALREMTRFADRGLYAGRGNMPRRDARIALRLWREAAARLAENPSAMFDAAALRPILLHLAGVQRELAARIPRCPGRSRSRKRQVFGRLQRARLYLEGNCDRVVRISELAELTSFSSWYFSKTFHSLYEESPQAASARMRLEHAADLLTSTSMMIGEVAAASGFDNCCSFARAFRARFGESATRYRSAAVSSRAATAKSGTSTRKAVERTGT
- a CDS encoding winged helix-turn-helix domain-containing protein, yielding MDVPLREIRAPGKRRPLRITPKSMSVLLVLIEQAGRVVSRDALMAEVWPDTLPTNDVVTQAITQLRKAFDDERGNPRYIETIAKNGYRLLAPVEWIYSQGAEEAQAEDARWADPSRTTSKYPAIAPADPTEPLAPVPFPATSLPRGNWRSMAAVVGTVAVLVSALLTWALVRGGDVTRSVDEQSTPSISHGLRSERPYRLITSMPGFELAPTLSPDAGMVAYVAIPEGQRGTSIMVQTTEQTQPRLLTRPPEGADDSAPAWSPDGRWVAFIRIAGNACSIRVVTPNARGEHEVGTCDYRSPPTFDWMPDGNGLLFGGMQGDRGSLGLRLLDLDSGSWRELPYDHDSDDLDSSPRYSPDGKWIVFVRNAPLGDFWRIPAAGGKTERLSRLRADVKGWDWLPQGDALVFSVMIDGNYRMFRLDAGSGEVRSMGLDDAQSPVTAPARRAMAFVQRRPYFGLYRVALGQPGAGSVHVVEPLFASTSRDLLPTIAPDGHQLAFISDRSGANGLWWGDLSQPDTLRMMSGVRPGSRYAPAWSADSQRLLVTGVDGGNRSILQEVTPASGRVARLDLPEPDPLQAQYTPDPNRLLVLSANSDGHPALRLYDRSQKPWRSLARIGGVSNFKVDAGRRRILFTRLTEGGLWQADLDLTAASVTRIDEAEPTSDRYRLWAVAPDGEVRYVEQLQGCAASLRQILPAGPDAPTSCMDQTRRSAINGFSLGGPRGDVAYVALIEWDGADIGYMELPEEPKAFVPGWIN